In Bacteroidota bacterium, a single genomic region encodes these proteins:
- a CDS encoding threonylcarbamoyl-AMP synthase encodes MITRIDTNVETAIALLKKDEVVAIPTETVYGLAGNALNPETVLKIYEVKQRPSFDPLIVHTNSLTKISTFVKNIPDIIFKLSEEFSPGPLTYVLPKSDLIPDIVSSGLPSVAIRIPDHPLTLELLSSLSFPLAAPSANLFGKISPTKAEHVYNQLQGKIPFILDGGNCKIGIESTIVSFHNNKLQVLRLGGITIDQLYDTVGSRNVVFHQAEQINAPGQLKSHYATQTPMLIGDIEELILKYSDKKLAVLSFEKEYSQIKNQVVLSKKGDLKEAAQKLFQAMHHLDSLHADIILTEVFPKTGLGLAINDRLTRAAYR; translated from the coding sequence ATGATTACACGAATTGACACGAATGTAGAAACAGCAATTGCACTTCTCAAAAAAGATGAGGTGGTGGCAATACCAACCGAAACTGTTTATGGTTTAGCAGGAAATGCGCTTAATCCTGAAACAGTACTGAAAATATATGAAGTCAAGCAAAGACCAAGTTTTGATCCATTAATAGTCCATACGAACTCTTTAACTAAGATTTCAACTTTTGTAAAAAATATCCCGGATATAATTTTCAAACTCTCAGAAGAGTTTTCTCCTGGCCCTTTAACCTACGTATTGCCAAAATCTGATCTTATTCCCGACATTGTTAGTAGTGGACTTCCTTCTGTTGCTATTCGAATTCCTGATCATCCACTTACTCTTGAATTATTGAGTTCGCTTTCTTTTCCTCTGGCTGCCCCAAGCGCAAACTTATTTGGAAAAATTAGTCCAACAAAAGCAGAGCATGTTTATAATCAGCTACAAGGCAAAATTCCATTTATTCTTGATGGAGGAAATTGCAAAATTGGAATTGAATCAACAATTGTAAGCTTTCATAATAATAAGCTTCAGGTTCTCAGATTAGGAGGAATAACGATCGATCAGCTATATGATACAGTAGGTAGCAGAAATGTTGTCTTTCATCAGGCTGAGCAAATTAATGCTCCAGGACAATTAAAAAGTCATTATGCAACACAAACCCCAATGCTAATAGGAGATATTGAAGAACTAATTTTGAAATATTCCGACAAAAAACTAGCGGTTTTATCATTCGAAAAGGAATACTCACAAATTAAGAATCAAGTTGTGCTGTCAAAAAAAGGGGATTTAAAAGAAGCTGCCCAAAAGCTTTTTCAAGCCATGCATCATTTAGATTCTCTGCATGCTGACATAATCCTTACAGAAGTATTTCCAAAAACAGGTTTGGGATTAGCTATAAATGACAGGCTGACAAGAGCAGCCTATCGTTAA